Proteins encoded within one genomic window of Fusobacterium sp. DD2:
- the hemB gene encoding porphobilinogen synthase translates to MFTRTRRLRSSKLLREVVRNVRLSIDELIYPIFVEEGENIKEEIPSMPGQYRFSLDNLAPELDELRDLGIKTLIVFGIPKHKDPVGSEAYNPKGIVQEAVRFIKKNYPEFLIITDVCMCEYTSHGHCGILDGCDVKNDETIKYIAKIAVSHVEAGADIVAPSDMMDGRILAIREALDEHGYVNTPIMAYSVKYASNYYGPFRDAADSTPSFGDRKTYQMDYRSSKEFYREVESDIEEGADFIMVKPALAYLDVLKAVENVSLPVVAYNVSGEYSMVKAAALNGWINEKGIVMENMYAMKRAGAELIITYHAKDIAKWVKDGEVTL, encoded by the coding sequence ATGTTTACAAGAACAAGAAGACTTAGAAGTTCAAAACTTTTAAGAGAGGTTGTAAGAAACGTAAGACTTAGTATTGACGAACTTATCTACCCTATATTTGTTGAAGAGGGAGAAAATATAAAAGAAGAAATCCCATCAATGCCTGGACAATACAGATTTTCATTAGATAATCTTGCACCAGAGCTTGATGAATTAAGAGATCTTGGAATCAAGACTTTAATAGTTTTCGGTATTCCAAAACACAAAGATCCAGTTGGTTCAGAAGCTTACAATCCAAAAGGAATCGTACAGGAAGCTGTAAGATTTATCAAAAAGAATTATCCTGAATTCCTTATCATAACAGACGTTTGTATGTGTGAATACACATCTCACGGACACTGTGGAATATTAGATGGTTGCGACGTTAAAAATGATGAAACTATTAAATATATAGCTAAGATAGCTGTTTCTCACGTAGAGGCTGGAGCTGATATTGTTGCTCCTTCAGATATGATGGATGGAAGAATTTTAGCTATCAGAGAAGCATTAGATGAACATGGATATGTAAATACTCCTATTATGGCATACAGCGTTAAATATGCATCAAACTACTATGGACCTTTCAGAGATGCAGCTGACTCTACTCCTAGCTTTGGAGATAGAAAAACTTATCAAATGGACTATAGAAGTTCTAAAGAGTTCTATAGAGAAGTTGAATCTGACATTGAAGAGGGAGCAGACTTTATAATGGTTAAACCTGCCCTTGCTTACCTTGATGTTTTAAAAGCTGTTGAAAATGTTTCTCTTCCAGTAGTTGCTTACAATGTAAGTGGTGAATACTCTATGGTTAAAGCTGCTGCATTAAATGGATGGATCAACGAAAAAGGTATAGTTATGGAAAACATGTATGCTATGAAGAGAGCTGGTGCAGAACTTATCATTACTTACCACGCAAAAGATATTGCTAAATGGGTAAAAGATGGAGAGGTTACACTTTAG